Proteins from a single region of Flavobacterium sp. K5-23:
- the recR gene encoding recombination mediator RecR, with product MEFSSKLIEKAVGEMSQLPGIGKRTALRLVLHLLKQPKEQTGFLTQALMNMREDIKYCVNCHNISDSATCEICANKNRNHQLVCVVEDIRDVMAIENTAQFRGVYHVLGGKISPIDGIGPSQLNINSLVEKVKLGSVSEVIFALSSTMEGDTTNFYIYKQIAEVDIMISTIARGIAVGDELEYADEVTLGRSILQRVPFEKTFRSN from the coding sequence ATGGAATTTTCTTCGAAATTAATTGAAAAAGCAGTAGGCGAAATGTCGCAATTGCCTGGTATAGGTAAGCGAACTGCGTTGAGACTTGTATTGCATCTCTTGAAACAGCCAAAAGAGCAAACCGGTTTTTTGACTCAGGCATTAATGAATATGCGGGAAGATATTAAATATTGTGTCAATTGTCATAATATTTCGGATAGTGCCACTTGTGAAATATGTGCTAATAAAAATAGGAATCATCAATTAGTTTGTGTCGTTGAAGATATTAGAGATGTTATGGCTATTGAAAACACAGCTCAATTTAGAGGGGTTTATCATGTGCTAGGTGGTAAAATATCACCTATAGACGGTATTGGTCCCAGCCAATTGAATATTAATTCACTAGTGGAGAAAGTTAAATTAGGATCAGTATCCGAGGTGATTTTTGCATTAAGCTCCACAATGGAAGGAGATACCACTAATTTCTATATTTACAAACAAATTGCGGAAGTAGATATTATGATTTCAACCATTGCTCGTGGAATTGCGGTAGGTGATGAATTAGAATATGCTGACGAAGTTACTTTGGGAAGGAGTATTTTACAAAGAGTTCCTTTTGAAAAAACATTTAGAAGTAATTAA
- a CDS encoding polysaccharide biosynthesis/export family protein produces the protein MKRNRLYLLLCINVLFTSCISTQDLIYLQKKNGPEIENSISLVASKPYRLQTNDVLSISIKAIDPKLVAIFSTTNGAESSGKSESGLYFDGFTVDDHGNIRMPVLGEINVIGYTLDEIRIRIEKQLLSEYFKKEANIFVTVKLAGFRYTINGEVGSTGTKTLFQEHVNIMEAIANSGDITITGNRKSVSIIRQSPTGSEIHDIDLTDINVMKSPYFYLQPNDYIYVKPLKQKTWGTGKTGIESLGTIITLLSLATTTFLLLKN, from the coding sequence ATGAAAAGGAATAGACTCTATTTGTTGTTGTGTATTAACGTATTGTTTACTTCTTGTATTTCAACTCAAGACTTAATTTATTTACAGAAAAAAAACGGTCCTGAAATTGAAAATTCTATATCCTTAGTGGCTTCAAAGCCTTACAGATTGCAAACAAACGATGTTTTAAGTATTTCAATTAAGGCAATTGACCCAAAATTAGTTGCTATTTTTAGCACAACAAATGGTGCGGAGTCTAGTGGTAAGTCTGAGTCAGGATTGTATTTTGATGGTTTTACTGTTGATGACCATGGGAATATCAGGATGCCGGTTCTAGGCGAAATTAATGTGATAGGGTATACTCTCGACGAAATTAGAATCAGAATCGAAAAGCAGCTACTTTCAGAATATTTTAAAAAAGAGGCTAATATTTTTGTGACTGTTAAACTAGCCGGATTTAGATATACCATTAATGGCGAAGTAGGGAGTACGGGTACTAAGACGTTATTTCAAGAACATGTGAATATAATGGAAGCAATTGCTAATTCAGGGGATATAACTATAACAGGTAACAGGAAATCAGTCTCTATTATTAGGCAGTCACCAACTGGGAGCGAAATTCACGATATTGACCTTACTGATATAAACGTGATGAAATCCCCATATTTTTATTTGCAACCAAACGATTATATTTATGTAAAACCGCTTAAGCAAAAAACTTGGGGGACCGGGAAAACAGGGATAGAATCTTTGGGAACGATAATCACTTTGCTATCTTTGGCAACCACTACTTTTCTACTATTAAAAAATTAA
- a CDS encoding CoA-binding protein, with protein MKNKKTLVLGASSKPDRYSYKAITMLVEKGHSVLAIGQNAGEVAEVKIRTKAIPLSNIDTITLYLNPARQRDYYNYIVETKPKRVLFNPGTENPELYQLLELNNIKSEVACTLVLLATNKY; from the coding sequence ATGAAAAATAAAAAAACTTTGGTTCTTGGCGCATCCAGTAAACCGGACAGATATTCATACAAAGCAATTACTATGCTTGTTGAAAAAGGACATTCTGTTTTAGCCATTGGTCAAAACGCGGGGGAAGTGGCAGAAGTTAAAATTAGAACTAAAGCAATTCCTTTGTCAAACATTGATACGATAACTTTATATTTAAATCCAGCGCGTCAACGTGATTATTACAATTATATAGTAGAGACAAAACCCAAGCGTGTGTTATTTAATCCAGGAACTGAAAATCCAGAATTATACCAACTGTTGGAATTAAATAATATAAAGTCTGAAGTTGCCTGTACATTGGTTTTGTTGGCTACAAACAAGTATTAG
- a CDS encoding polysaccharide biosynthesis tyrosine autokinase, producing MLDIKDFSIFENQVSFDFKGFLIKIGSYWMWFLVSLLITFTIAYQVNIRKEKIYGMETVISVKEESNPLFTSNTSLVFNWGGTSDQVQTISTTLQSRSHNELVVDKLQYYINYLSQGEYNLVDAYGAVPFYVDINKSKGQIAGTLVGITFLSETEYEIRIPFANPSVSLITYSDNSYSTTSVVAGDFVKKFKVGEPVSLPFLNWKLQIKDNPGFYKGNEYFVSFSDFDGTVSGYKGVNVRSDDKGGSIITLGMQGTNKARMVEYLNSTVKMLIKRQLDGKNQFATNTISFIDSTLIDMESKLKETGNELKTFRKDKNIFDIEEGGAKFSDKILEFDVKKDEITRKTAYYNSLKAYLKNSTDYSKLPAPSVAGIDDPNIVVNVSKLIALSTQRSEMAYAVKSDKIFKDFDNQMEAIKNVLLVNIGSAKSALQYDLAMINSKINEAENTIKQLPDDQQELIKIKRKYDLSDNIYSTFLQKRSEADIVKAANLSDIHFVDPAKDVGGGLIGPKTSVNYVLALFLGILIPLLFVFTIFFINNSIQNTEDISKLTQIPLIGVVGLNKEITELAVFEKPKSALSESFRAIRSSLQFLYKKQNVDGAKTLMITSSVSGEGKTFCSINIATVFALSEKKTVIIGLDLRKPKLYNEFNLKNDVGIVNYLIKQKTVDEIINPTQIPYLDVILSGPVPPNPAEMIMSDGMGELIEELKKKYDYIILDTPPVGLVSDALELAQYCDVTLYIVRQNFSKKEMITLLNNRVKRGELHNASIIFNGFENKAKYGTAYGYGYGYGYGYGSYSNGYHDEEKPKNIFEKVMEKFRKK from the coding sequence ATGTTAGACATAAAAGATTTTTCAATTTTTGAAAACCAAGTAAGTTTCGACTTTAAGGGATTCTTAATAAAAATAGGGAGTTATTGGATGTGGTTTTTAGTGAGTTTGCTAATCACTTTTACAATTGCTTACCAGGTTAATATTCGTAAAGAAAAAATTTACGGGATGGAAACCGTTATTTCCGTAAAGGAAGAAAGCAACCCATTATTCACTTCAAATACAAGTTTGGTTTTCAATTGGGGGGGTACTTCTGATCAGGTTCAAACAATTTCAACAACATTGCAATCAAGATCTCATAATGAATTGGTTGTTGATAAATTGCAATATTATATAAACTACTTATCACAAGGGGAATATAATCTTGTTGATGCCTATGGTGCAGTTCCTTTTTATGTAGATATCAATAAATCAAAAGGTCAGATTGCCGGTACTCTTGTAGGGATTACTTTTTTGAGTGAAACTGAATATGAGATTCGAATTCCTTTTGCTAATCCTAGTGTATCGTTAATAACTTATTCTGATAATTCTTATAGCACTACATCAGTAGTGGCAGGCGATTTTGTTAAAAAATTTAAAGTTGGGGAACCCGTTTCATTGCCTTTTTTGAATTGGAAATTGCAAATAAAAGACAACCCTGGTTTTTATAAAGGGAATGAATATTTTGTAAGTTTTAGTGATTTTGACGGAACAGTATCTGGATATAAAGGGGTAAATGTAAGGTCTGACGATAAAGGAGGTTCTATCATTACACTTGGAATGCAAGGAACCAATAAGGCTAGGATGGTCGAATATTTGAATTCGACAGTAAAAATGCTAATTAAAAGGCAATTAGATGGCAAAAACCAATTTGCAACTAATACCATAAGCTTTATAGACAGTACGCTTATAGATATGGAGTCTAAGTTGAAAGAGACTGGAAATGAGCTGAAAACATTTAGAAAAGATAAAAATATATTTGATATTGAGGAAGGTGGGGCTAAATTCTCGGATAAGATATTAGAGTTTGATGTGAAAAAGGACGAGATAACTCGTAAGACAGCGTATTATAATTCTTTAAAGGCTTATTTGAAAAACAGTACTGATTATTCAAAGCTTCCGGCTCCGTCAGTGGCGGGTATTGATGACCCAAATATTGTTGTAAATGTTTCTAAGTTGATTGCGCTTTCTACCCAAAGATCGGAAATGGCTTATGCTGTAAAAAGTGATAAGATATTCAAAGATTTTGATAATCAAATGGAGGCCATTAAAAATGTACTGTTAGTGAATATTGGATCGGCAAAATCTGCTTTACAGTACGATTTGGCTATGATTAACAGTAAAATAAATGAGGCGGAAAACACGATAAAACAATTGCCTGATGATCAACAGGAGTTAATTAAAATCAAAAGAAAATACGATTTAAGCGACAATATTTACAGTACCTTTTTACAGAAAAGAAGTGAAGCCGATATTGTAAAAGCGGCAAACCTATCTGACATACATTTCGTTGATCCTGCCAAAGATGTTGGTGGTGGTCTCATAGGCCCTAAGACTTCCGTGAATTATGTATTAGCTTTATTTCTGGGGATTTTGATTCCTTTGCTTTTTGTTTTCACCATTTTCTTTATAAATAATTCTATTCAAAATACGGAGGATATTAGTAAGCTAACTCAAATTCCATTAATTGGAGTGGTTGGTTTAAATAAAGAAATTACGGAATTGGCAGTTTTTGAAAAACCAAAATCAGCTTTATCAGAATCCTTTAGGGCTATTCGGTCTTCTTTGCAGTTTTTATATAAAAAACAAAATGTAGATGGAGCGAAAACCTTAATGATCACCTCTTCTGTCAGTGGGGAAGGTAAAACGTTTTGTTCCATTAATATTGCTACTGTTTTTGCTTTAAGCGAAAAAAAGACTGTGATTATTGGTTTGGATTTGAGAAAGCCTAAGTTGTATAATGAGTTTAATTTGAAAAATGATGTTGGTATCGTTAACTATTTGATAAAACAAAAAACGGTTGACGAAATTATTAATCCTACACAGATTCCATATCTAGATGTTATACTATCTGGACCGGTGCCGCCAAATCCTGCGGAGATGATTATGAGTGACGGGATGGGAGAGTTGATTGAAGAATTAAAGAAAAAATACGATTATATTATTTTGGATACACCACCAGTCGGGTTAGTGTCGGATGCTCTTGAATTAGCCCAGTATTGTGACGTGACTTTGTATATCGTAAGACAAAATTTTTCTAAAAAAGAAATGATTACATTATTGAATAATAGGGTGAAACGTGGGGAGCTACACAATGCAAGTATCATTTTTAATGGT